The sequence CGTCACCCTCTGCCTTATCCAATGCAAACAACATTCGTTGGCGTGTCATGGGCTTTACTCCAGTCCCCCTTTATTTGGCAGTATGGGACTGGTTaaaccctccctcttccctctttccaGGTTCCGTCATCACCTTCTACCGCTGAGCAGTGGAGCCAGTCTATCCTATAAGCGCGCTCACAGCCAACCTGCAAACATTCGCTGACACCTTCACATTTCAGAGCAGGAGGCAATGGCCACGAGGACCGACGCATCGATATAGCCTGTTTGTCCTGGGAAGTTCTTTCTTCTTAGGCAACATTTCGTTTTCAGGGAAAACGGTGCGTTGGAAGCAATATACGGCCTTCTGGAACGAATCAGCTCTATCAACTGTATGGGCTATAGATTACCATGACAAGCAGTCTCGGTGATTGACAGCAGGACCAATACGCGAGGGTTGTCGATGCGCTTATTAGAAAAACTTTTTGACCGAAGGTTCTTAGTATTATCCGCCATGGTGATTTCGCCATTTAGACTATTGCATTAATTATTCTTGAAAAATACACATCTTCACCTTGCTGCGGGTTTCCTTTTTATTGCCACTGCGGATTACAATATTCAATCGGACGTAAAAGGCATCAACTTCATACGCCACCTTCTCTGCGGACTGAGACAGTAGCTGTTTCTTACCACTCTGTATCTCCAAGACAAGCCCATGTCGATGGCGCAAAGGGTAGGTCTTAGTGCACTTCCAATGTGTCATTTCTGAGTTGATCAAACTGAATCCAATTTCCTTTTGGAATACCCATAAGAAGTCTGGACCCTGTATTCGATGCATTGTTCTGTTTTCCATGCATGGGCAATTTGATTAGATGAATGTTTACTGTCATCCTCATGCATAAAGGGTTGTGTTTGGAGGGGGATGTCTGTAGCCTCTCTTATATCCGTGATAGAAGCATGCCAACAGACAGTCCTCGAGTTTCTCACACTTAACTGTATTTCTCCATCCAGTACGATGAGCTGGCCCATTATGGTGGTGGGATGGACGGAGTTGGACTCCCGGCGTCTATGTATGGAGACCCGCATGCTCCCCGGCCGCTTCCGCAAGTCCACCACCTGAACCACGGTCCGCCTCCTCATCCAACCCAGCACTATGGAGCCCACGCACCCCACAATATCATGCCCAGCAGCATGGGCAGCGCTGTCAACGACGGGCTAAAAAGAGACAAAGATCAAATCTATGGGTGTGCATCAGACTTTTCCCGTGGTTTTACACTGGGTTTTCTTATGTTTGATATAGCCTACAAATAACAGTTACAAGTGAAGTATTTAAAAGCATTTAGTCAGAACCAAATTCTAACTTGACATTATGAGTAAATCGAATTTAATTCGTTTtgcgcaacaacaaaaaaatctagGCCTATTTTACGAGCATATTGCATCTCAAGATTCGGCCCTTACTCTGAGTGGAGACACTTCCCTTTTGTCAGCTATTGTAGGACATCCGGAAATATAAAACACGGATCAAGTGCAATGCAGTCcactttaaaacatgtttttatctaATATTCCTGGAAAGTGGGATCACGTATTTACGTTTTGTTTCCATCATGTTGCAGTCACCCGTTATTCCCTCTGCTAGCACTGGTGTTTGAAAAGTGTGAGTTGGCGACCTGCACACCGAGGGAGCCTGGAGTAGCGGGCGGCGATGTCTGCTCGTCAGACTCCTTCAACGAAGACATCGCTGTCTTTGCAAAACAGGTAGGCAGGCTACTTGTGGTTTAAGCCACGTTTTGTCAGCAAAAATAGGGATACAGATATTATTGTTGTGAAGGTTACTGTAAATGTTAAACATGTTTTCCTTCATTTATTTAATGTTTGATTGATAGGTGGATGGATTGATTGACTGATTAACAATAGactcatattatatatattttttttatagatACGTGCAGAGAAACCGTTATTTTCATCGAATCCAGAGTTGGACAACTTGGTAAGCAAGTTAACCTGCAAATCAACTGTTTTACGCATCAATTGCGCAGCTGGATAAATAGTGTAATATGGGCTTGTTTGAGTTCACTTTATTTGAACACAACACGGATGTTCAAAACGTTCATTTGAAGGAGCAACAGGAAATGCAGACGAGTCTTCTATCCAAAGCCTATTTCTGTTCCTCTGCAGTTGGAAGCCGCGGAGGTCCTTGCCTTGGGCATCCCCAAAGCAGGGACTCTAGGAACCATTGCTGTGCTGTTGAATCCATTTGAATAAGAAAATAGAATGTTTTAATTCATGTAGAATACTGTTACATATATCTTGCTTTACTGTATATGCCTGCAGTGGGCATTCATGCAGTCGCTGTCTAATGAAAACCTCATCTCCGTTTTCGCcaattttcatttttttcttttACATTAATTGAAAGCAGTAACTCCCCTCAATGTACTCTGAACATTTCATGACTCTGGGACCAAGAAAATATATTCAGAATAGCTTCTGAAGTTTTATAATATGCTCGTTAATAGGAAAATATGGGCGTTTTATTCTTTCTGTTGAGCTTTTCATCAGACAGCGACAATAGGCTAGTTTACTATCCATTTGAGGTCAACATGCCAGCATGAATTAAGCCTAACTCGTATATTTTCCTTTTCCAGATGATCCAAGCTATACAAGTATTACGATTTCATCTTTTGGAATTAGAGAAGGTAAATTATGTTGTTGTATTGTAGACCTACATGTAATGCTTTACTCTGTGCTTTTTTtgtgtttttctatatttttgtcAAAACGTCCTGCAATCACTGATATAATCGCACAGTTGTACTCATAACTGCATATTTTACGCGAACACACTAAGCATATAGTTTACCTGGCTGTCATGAATGTCCTGTGTTAAGAGTGCTGCTCACACGAATTTTCATTGAATAGGTGCACGAGCTCTGCGACAACTTCTGCCATCGGTACATCAGTTGTTTGAAAGGCAAAATGCCCATAGACTTGGTCATAGACGACCGAGATGGCTGCAAATCTGACTTCGATGACCTGACAGGATCCTCCACAAATCTAGCAGATCACGTGAGTGGTTCGGCTTTGAAATTAGCCAACATATTTGGTGCTACTTTTGACAAGGGGTCCCAATAACATGGTGTTTGTGACGTACAAAAAAAATATAATTTCAATAGATGTGAGTAATTGTGAGTCCGTTTAATAGATAACACATGTAATCAACAGCTTTTAAAATATACGACCAAATGTAATTTACTGGTATTAAATCGATTTTTGTATTAATAACCTATTAGCAAAACGTTATCTAATGCACATCGATGTGTGCAAAACTGAGACAGTCAGTCCCTTAATTCATGTGTGTGCGTTCTCAATATATGTTGTCCTGGTGGTGTGTAGGGAAGTTTCATAGAGCTTTCGTGTCTTCTTAAAAAGAAGAGGAATACGAGAGGGAATGATTTATTTCGTTCTTAACCTTCTTCTGCTCTATTGTTTAAATCATCTACTTTATCTGTTT is a genomic window of Oncorhynchus keta strain PuntledgeMale-10-30-2019 chromosome 19, Oket_V2, whole genome shotgun sequence containing:
- the LOC118398483 gene encoding homeobox protein Meis2 translates to MSMAQRYDELAHYGGGMDGVGLPASMYGDPHAPRPLPQVHHLNHGPPPHPTQHYGAHAPHNIMPSSMGSAVNDGLKRDKDQIYGHPLFPLLALVFEKCELATCTPREPGVAGGDVCSSDSFNEDIAVFAKQIRAEKPLFSSNPELDNLMIQAIQVLRFHLLELEKVHELCDNFCHRYISCLKGKMPIDLVIDDRDGCKSDFDDLTGSSTNLADHNPASWRDLEDAHSTPSVGTPGPSSGGHVSQSGDNSSELGDGLDNSLASPGTGDEDDQDKKRQKKRGIFPKVATNIMRAWLFQHLTHPYPSEEQKKQLAQDTGLTILQVNNWFINARRRIVQPMIDQSNRTVGQGTAYSPDGQPMGGFVLDGQQHMGIRPGGPMGGMGMNMGMDGQWHYM